The following coding sequences lie in one Anguilla anguilla isolate fAngAng1 chromosome 14, fAngAng1.pri, whole genome shotgun sequence genomic window:
- the dolpp1 gene encoding dolichyldiphosphatase 1, with the protein MASEEQCSVPPRWRSISLTHVEYPAGDLTGKVLAYTSLIPIAILVGFVTLIVFKRELHTISFFGGLILNEGLNWLLKHILREPRPCEGAHTTMTTEYGMPSSHSQFIWFFVVYFFLFLYLRMHQTNNARCVELLWRHVLSIILLGVALSVSYSRVYLMYHSWSQVIYGGVAGSIIGVIWFFITQEVLTPLFPKIAAWPIAEFFLVRDTSLIPNILWFEYTVTRSEARNRQRKLGTKLQ; encoded by the exons ATGGCGTCTGAAGAGCAGTGCTCGGTACCACCTCGATGGCGGTCGATATCTCTAACCCATGTAGAGTATCCAGCTG gtGACCTGACGGGAAAAGTGCTGGCCTACACTAGCCTCATCCCCATTGCTATTCTGGTGGGCTTTGTCACACTCATTGTATTCAAGCGTGAGTTGCACACA atttccttttttgggggaCTCATACTGAATGAGGGACTCAACTGGCTGCTGAAGCATATCCTGAGGGAACCACGACCCTGTGAAG GAGCTCATACCACCATGACCACAGAGTATGGGATGCCTTCAAGCCACTCACAGTTCATCTGGTTTTTTGTtgtatacttttttcttttcctttatttgAG AATGCATCAAACAAACAATGCCAGGTGTGTGGAGCTACTGTGGAGACATGTACTCTCCATCATTTTGCTAGGAGTGGCCTTGTCTGTGTCCTATAGCAg GGTGTACTTAATGTATCATTCCTGGAGTCAGGTGATCTATGGAGGTGTGGCTGGCAGCATCATTGGGGTGATCTGGTTTTTTATCACACAAGAGGTGCTGACGCCGCTTTTTCCGAAGATAGCAGCATG GCCAATTGCAGAATTCTTTTTGGTGCGTGACACAAGCCTGATCCCAAACATCTTGTGGTTTGAGTATACCGTGACACGATCAGAAGCAAG aaacagaCAACGAAAGCTTGGAACAAAacttcagtga